In one window of Microplitis demolitor isolate Queensland-Clemson2020A chromosome 4, iyMicDemo2.1a, whole genome shotgun sequence DNA:
- the LOC106694206 gene encoding uncharacterized protein LOC106694206: MELGKIFNLPIVEGVHSTEINGQLIVMPCSSTSPEDNVVENNCSHIEKDSCTNKNNISDVNKKTAAPSAEMNDIKSKLYWPRTATIRLIHLYHDHESDFQSKKKTSKSIWNEIASSINSENHGIVMSWSQCFDKMKYLKIQYSKKKDNMSSKSSGAAAMKFEYFNEMNEIFGKKPNITPEHCAASSRSSVNTERSSSKKKKKNNVDQLIEIFEQNSKKREKLQEEKLKLQRQANENFKLYSEKLFNLFEKQLE, encoded by the exons ATGGAATTAGGTAAGATATTCAACCTGCCAATAGTTGAAGGCGTCCATTCAACTGAGATTAATGGACAATTGATTGTTATGCCGTGCTCATCAACTTCACCAGAAGATAAtgttgtagaaaataattgcAGTCACATCGAAAAAGATAGttgtacaaataaaaataacatatctgacgtaaataaaaaaactgctGCTCCTTCTGCTGAAATGAACGAcattaaatctaaattataTTGGCCTCGAACAGCAACAATTAGGCTCATACACTTATATCACGACCATGAATCAGATTttcaatctaaaaaaaaaacaagcaaATCAATTTGGAATGAAATTGCAAGCTCAATaaattctgaaaatcatgGTATCGTGATGAGTTGGAGTCAATGCTTCGACAAAatgaagtatttaaaaatccaatactctaaaaaaaaagataacatGAGTTCTAAGTCATCCGGCGCAGCAgcaatgaaatttgaatattttaatgaaatgaatgaaatattCGGTAAAAAACCTAATATTACGCCTGAACATTGTGCTGCATCAAGCAGATCATCCGTGAATacag aaagatcctcatcaaaaaaaaaaaaaaaaaacaacgttGATCagttgattgaaatatttgaacaAAACTCgaagaaaagagaaaaattacaGGAAGAAAAGTTAAAACTACAGCGTCAAgccaatgaaaattttaaactttactcagaaaaattattcaatttatttgaaaaacaattAGAATAG